One Manduca sexta isolate Smith_Timp_Sample1 chromosome 26, JHU_Msex_v1.0, whole genome shotgun sequence genomic region harbors:
- the LOC115450180 gene encoding uncharacterized protein LOC115450180, with amino-acid sequence MDRIGSRGCNVSSLDTMYTDFDGWTRRFTQMYRRSTHFPAETRTTIDKAECIDNRLILLNIHNILLNGPKKPHNEIYSNDYLYHTVFRFVNDNQKKVYICKLCLFVFLSSHF; translated from the exons atggatAGAAtcg GTTCGAGAGGATGTAACGTCAGCAGCTTGGACACCATGTACACAGATTTTGACGGCTGGACCAGAAGATTTACACAGATGTATAGAAG GTCGACACATTTCCCCGCAGAAACTAGAACGACCATAGACAAAGCGGAATGCATCGACAACCgattaatattacttaatatccataatattttattgaatggaCCGAAGAAGCCGCATAACGAAATATATTCAAATGATTATTTATACCACACCGTATTCAGATTTGTAAATGACAATCAAAAGAAAGTATACATATGTAAATTGTgtctttttgtttttctttcatCTCATTTTTAA
- the LOC115450177 gene encoding serine hydrolase-like protein, translated as MSKMKDTKEWTVNAPWGRVAMISWGDAANSPVLLVHGYADTAATFIPLVKELPNDHYYVAFDMPGHGKSDPFPPGVVATQLSIVEVIRLVVDDMRWESFVYIAHSMGAVIGLFYNYVYPDRISKMVLLDPGPPLSMYYFIHYNPKEVYHYIYNRYYDDYKRYNSNTPKLYSYEDAVNLTVSNRNLTTDQTEVLLSRALVPVGDMYRFSMEPRMKFILNIPVSEKTLHKVVARNTQPTLLLEASRNNIVEPAKSFVRTIFEKCQGLPNYWKIRIKGGHDFHITDPAVVAKHVKRFLNGKICVASNKKCKL; from the exons ATGTCAAAAATGAAGGACACAAAAGAATGGACTGTGAATGCTCCGTGGGGTAGAGTTGCCA TGATATCATGGGGGGACGCTGCAAATTCTCCAGTTCTACTGGTGCATGGTTACGCGGACACTGCAGCCACCTTCATACCCCTGGTAAAGGAGTTACCTAACGATCATTACTACGTGGCCTTTGATATGCCTG GTCACGGGAAATCCGATCCGTTCCCACCCGGCGTGGTGGCGACACAGCTGAGCATCGTCGAGGTCATCAGGCTCGTGGTAGATGACATGCGATGGGAGAGTTTCGTCTACATAGCACATTCGATGGGAGCTGTTattg GACTGTTCTACAACTACGTATATCCCGACAGGATATCAAAGATGGTGCTCCTGGACCCTGGCCCGCCACTCTCCATGTATTATTTCATCCATTACAACCCGAAAGAAGTTTACCACTATATCTACAACAGATATTACGATGACTACAAAAG ATACAACTCAAATACCCCAAAACTATACAGCTACGAAGACGCTGTGAACCTGACAGTGAGCAATAGGAACTTGACGACGGACCAAACTGAAGTGCTCCTGTCCAGGGCTTTGGTGCCCGTGGGGGACATGTATAG gtTCTCAATGGAGCCCCGCATGAAATTCATATTAAACATACCCGTATCAGAAAAAACACTTCATAAGGTCGTAGCCCGAAACACTCAACCCACTCTGCTCCTAGAAGCTTCTAGAAACAATATCGTGGAACCGGCAAAGAGTTTTGTAAGGACTATTTTTGAAAAATGCCAGGGGTTACCGAATTACTGGAAAATTAGAATTAAAGGGGGTCATGATTTTCACATAACAGACCCAGCCGTGGTTGCGAAACATgtgaaaagatttttaaatggtaaaatttgtgtagccagtaataaaaaatgtaaattataa
- the LOC115454291 gene encoding serine hydrolase-like protein 2 — protein MSKMKDTKEWTVNAPWGRVAMISWGDAVNPPVLLVHGYVDTAATFIPLVKELPNDHYYVAFDMPGHGKSDPFPPGVMATQLCIVEVIRLVVDDMRWDSFIYLAHSMGAVIGLFYNFVHPDRISKMVLMDPGPPLSMYYFDHYDPKEVYHYIFTPYYGDYKRYNSNTPKLYSYEDAVSLIARNRKLTMDQTEILLSRALVPVGDMYRFSMEPRMKFILNIPVSEETLHTVLTRNTQPTLLLEASRSNVVVPAKSFVRTIIEKCEALPNYCKIKIKGGHDFHITNPAVVAKHVKRFLNSKICVASNKKCKL, from the exons ATGTCAAAAATGAAGGACACAAAAGAATGGACTGTGAATGCTCCGTGGGGTAGAGTTGCCA TGATATCATGGGGGGACGCTGTGAATCCTCCAGTTCTACTGGTGCATGGTTACGTGGACACTGCAGCTACCTTCATACCCCTGGTAAAGGAGTTACCTAACGATCATTACTACGTGGCATTTGATATGCCTG GTCACGGGAAGTCCGACCCGTTTCCACCCGGCGTGATGGCGACACAGCTGTGTATCGTCGAGGTCATCAGGCTCGTGGTAGATGACATGCGATGGGACAGTTTCATCTACTTGGCACATTCGATGGGTGCTGTTATTg GGCTGTTCTACAACTTCGTACATCCTGACAGGATATCAAAGATGGTGCTCATGGACCCTGGCCCGCCACTCTCCATGTATTATTTCGACCATTACGACCCGAAAGAGGTTTACCACTACATCTTCACCCCGTATTACGGTGACTATAAAAG ATACAACTCCAATACGCCGAAACTATACAGCTACGAAGACGCTGTGAGTCTTATAGCGCGCAATAGGAAGTTGACGATGGACCAAACTGAAATTCTCCTCTCCAGGGCTTTGGTGCCTGTGGGGGATATGTATAG gttcTCAATGGAGCCCCGCATGAAATTCATATTAAACATACCCGTATCAGAAGAAACACTTCACACGGTCTTAACCCGAAACACTCAACCCACCCTCCTCCTGGAAGCTTCTAGAAGCAATGTCGTTGTACCGGCAAAGAGTTTTGTAAGGACCATTATTGAAAAATGTGAAGCGTTACCGAATTACTGCAAAATTAAGATTAAAGGGGGCCATGATTTTCATATAACAAACCCAGCCGTGGTTGCGAAACATgtgaaaagatttttaaatagtaaaatttgtgtagcaagtaataaaaaatgtaaattataa